From Peromyscus maniculatus bairdii isolate BWxNUB_F1_BW_parent chromosome 8, HU_Pman_BW_mat_3.1, whole genome shotgun sequence, a single genomic window includes:
- the Rhot2 gene encoding mitochondrial Rho GTPase 2 isoform X1 has product MRRDVRILLLGEAQVGKTSLILSLVGEEFPEEVPARAEEITIPADVTPEKVPTHIVDYSEAEQTEEELQEEIHKANVVCMVYDVSEEATIEKIRTKWIPLVNGRTATGPRLPIILVGNKSDLRPGSTMEAVLPIMSQFPEIETCVECSAKHLRNISELFYYAQKAVLHPTAPLYDPETKQLRPACAQALTRIFRLSDQDLDHALSDEELNAFQKSCFGHPLAPQALDDVKRVVYKNVAGGVQDNRLTLEGFLFLNTLFIQRGRHETTWTILRRFGYSDSLELTSDYLCPPLHVPPGCSTELNHRGYQFVQRVFEKHDQDHDGALSPAELQNLFSVFSVAPWGPELAHTVPTQAGRLPLHGYLCQWTLVTYLDVQHCLAHLGYLGYPTLCEQDSQAQAITVTREKRLDQEKGQTQRNVLMCKVLGARGVGKSAFLQAFLGHSLREDRELPEKPPMHTINTVRVSGQEKYLILCEVSADSLLDTSLDTTCDVACLMFDSSDPKTFVHCATIYKRHYMDGQTPCLFISSKADLPEGVASPGLSPAEFCRRHRLPAPASFSCLGPAQPSTAVFTQLATMATFPWTPGAHRAAPHLLLASGNAGGCWDCGGCCP; this is encoded by the exons ATGCGGCGCGACGTGCGCATCCTGCTGCTAGGCGAGG CCCAGGTGGGGAAGACTTCTCTGATCCTGTCGCTGGTCGGCGAGGAGTTTCCCGAAGAG GTCCCTGCCCGCGCGGAGGAGATAACCATCCCCGCCGATGTCACCCCGGAGAAGGTGCCCACCCACATCGTGGATTACTCAG AAGCGGAGCAGACAGAAGAGGAGCTTCAGGAGGAGATCCACAAG GCAAACGTGGTGTGTATGGTGTACGATGTGTCTGAGGAAGCCACCATTGAGAAG ATCCGAACCAAGTGGATCCCCCTGGTGAATGGCAGGACTGCGACAGGGCCCAG GTTGCCCATCATCCTGGTAGGCAATAAGTCAGACCTGCGACCAGGGAGTACCATGGAGGCTGTGCTACCCATCATGAGCCAGTTTCCTGAGATAGAGACCTGTGTAGAG TGTTCAGCCAAGCACTTGAGGAATATCTCAGAACTGTTCTACTATGCCCAGAAGGCTGTTCTGCACCCCACCGCCCCGCTTTACGACCCTGAGACCAAACAG CTAAGACCTGCGTGCGCCCAGGCTCTCACACGCATCTTCAGGCTCTCAGACCAGGACCTAGACCATGCGCTCAGTGATGAGGAGCTCAATGCCTTCCAG AAGTCCTGCTTTGGCCATCCCCTGGCCCCACAGGCCCTAGATGATGTGAAGAGGGTCGTGTACAAGAATGTGGCAGGTGGTGTACAGGACAACCGGCTGACCCTAGAAG GTTTCCTCTTCCTGAACACACTCTTCATCCAACGCGGCCGGCATGAGACCACATGGACCATCCTGCGGCGCTTTGGTTACAGTGACTCACTGGAGCTGACGTCCGACTACCTCTGCCCACC GCTCCATGTGCCCCCTGGCTGCAGCACAGAGCTCAATCACCGTGGCTACCAGTTTGTGCAGCGGGTATTTGAGAAGCACGACCAG GACCATGATGGCGCCCTCTCACCCGCGGAGCTCCAGAATCTCTTCAGCGTGTTCTCAGTGGCTCCCTGGGGCCCTGAACTTGCGCACACCGTCCCCACTCAGGCTGGCCGGCTGCCCTTGCATGGGTATCTTTGCCAGTGGAC CCTGGTGACCTACCTAGATGTCCAGCACTGCCTTGCACACCTTGGCTACCTGGGCTACCCCACCCTCTGTGAGCAGGACTCCCAAGCACAGGCCATCACAG TTACCCGTGAGAAGAGGCTAGACCAGGAGAAAGGGCAGACACAGCGCAATGTTCTTATGTGTAAGGTGTTGGGAGCCCGAGGAGTGGGCAAGTCGGCCTTCTTACAAGCCTTCCTGGGCCACAGCCTGAGG GAAGACAGGGAACTCCCTGAGAAGCCCCCCATGCACACCATCAATACAGTGCGGGTCAGCGGACAGGAGAAGTACCTGATT CTGTGTGAAGTGAGTGCTGATAGCCTGCTGGACACCTCTCTGGACACCACCTGTGATGTCGCCTGCTTAATGTTTGATAGCAGTGACCCCAAGACCTTTGTACACTGTGCTACCATATACAAG CGCCATTACATGGACGGGCAGACCCCCTGCCTCTTCATCTCCTCCAAAGCTGATCTCCCGGAAGGTGTGGCTTCACCGGGCCTGTCACCAGCTGAGTTCTGCCGTAGGCACCGGCTGCCTGCCCCCGCCTCATTCTCCTGCTTGGGACCAGCGCAGCCCAGCACAGCTGTCTTTACCCAACTTGCTACCATGGCCACCTTCCCGTGG ACACCTGGTGCACACAGAGCTGCACCCCACCTCCTTTTGGCTTCGGGGAATGCTGGTGGCTGTTGGGACTGCGGTGGCTGCTGTCCTTAG
- the Rhot2 gene encoding mitochondrial Rho GTPase 2 isoform X2 — MRRDVRILLLGEAQVGKTSLILSLVGEEFPEEVPARAEEITIPADVTPEKVPTHIVDYSEAEQTEEELQEEIHKANVVCMVYDVSEEATIEKIRTKWIPLVNGRTATGPRLPIILVGNKSDLRPGSTMEAVLPIMSQFPEIETCVECSAKHLRNISELFYYAQKAVLHPTAPLYDPETKQLRPACAQALTRIFRLSDQDLDHALSDEELNAFQKSCFGHPLAPQALDDVKRVVYKNVAGGVQDNRLTLEGFLFLNTLFIQRGRHETTWTILRRFGYSDSLELTSDYLCPPLHVPPGCSTELNHRGYQFVQRVFEKHDQDHDGALSPAELQNLFSVFSVAPWGPELAHTVPTQAGRLPLHGYLCQWTLVTYLDVQHCLAHLGYLGYPTLCEQDSQAQAITVTREKRLDQEKGQTQRNVLMCKVLGARGVGKSAFLQAFLGHSLREDRELPEKPPMHTINTVRVSGQEKYLILCEVSADSLLDTSLDTTCDVACLMFDSSDPKTFVHCATIYKRHYMDGQTPCLFISSKADLPEGVASPGLSPAEFCRRHRLPAPASFSCLGPAQPSTAVFTQLATMATFPHLVHTELHPTSFWLRGMLVAVGTAVAAVLSFSLYRVLVKSR, encoded by the exons ATGCGGCGCGACGTGCGCATCCTGCTGCTAGGCGAGG CCCAGGTGGGGAAGACTTCTCTGATCCTGTCGCTGGTCGGCGAGGAGTTTCCCGAAGAG GTCCCTGCCCGCGCGGAGGAGATAACCATCCCCGCCGATGTCACCCCGGAGAAGGTGCCCACCCACATCGTGGATTACTCAG AAGCGGAGCAGACAGAAGAGGAGCTTCAGGAGGAGATCCACAAG GCAAACGTGGTGTGTATGGTGTACGATGTGTCTGAGGAAGCCACCATTGAGAAG ATCCGAACCAAGTGGATCCCCCTGGTGAATGGCAGGACTGCGACAGGGCCCAG GTTGCCCATCATCCTGGTAGGCAATAAGTCAGACCTGCGACCAGGGAGTACCATGGAGGCTGTGCTACCCATCATGAGCCAGTTTCCTGAGATAGAGACCTGTGTAGAG TGTTCAGCCAAGCACTTGAGGAATATCTCAGAACTGTTCTACTATGCCCAGAAGGCTGTTCTGCACCCCACCGCCCCGCTTTACGACCCTGAGACCAAACAG CTAAGACCTGCGTGCGCCCAGGCTCTCACACGCATCTTCAGGCTCTCAGACCAGGACCTAGACCATGCGCTCAGTGATGAGGAGCTCAATGCCTTCCAG AAGTCCTGCTTTGGCCATCCCCTGGCCCCACAGGCCCTAGATGATGTGAAGAGGGTCGTGTACAAGAATGTGGCAGGTGGTGTACAGGACAACCGGCTGACCCTAGAAG GTTTCCTCTTCCTGAACACACTCTTCATCCAACGCGGCCGGCATGAGACCACATGGACCATCCTGCGGCGCTTTGGTTACAGTGACTCACTGGAGCTGACGTCCGACTACCTCTGCCCACC GCTCCATGTGCCCCCTGGCTGCAGCACAGAGCTCAATCACCGTGGCTACCAGTTTGTGCAGCGGGTATTTGAGAAGCACGACCAG GACCATGATGGCGCCCTCTCACCCGCGGAGCTCCAGAATCTCTTCAGCGTGTTCTCAGTGGCTCCCTGGGGCCCTGAACTTGCGCACACCGTCCCCACTCAGGCTGGCCGGCTGCCCTTGCATGGGTATCTTTGCCAGTGGAC CCTGGTGACCTACCTAGATGTCCAGCACTGCCTTGCACACCTTGGCTACCTGGGCTACCCCACCCTCTGTGAGCAGGACTCCCAAGCACAGGCCATCACAG TTACCCGTGAGAAGAGGCTAGACCAGGAGAAAGGGCAGACACAGCGCAATGTTCTTATGTGTAAGGTGTTGGGAGCCCGAGGAGTGGGCAAGTCGGCCTTCTTACAAGCCTTCCTGGGCCACAGCCTGAGG GAAGACAGGGAACTCCCTGAGAAGCCCCCCATGCACACCATCAATACAGTGCGGGTCAGCGGACAGGAGAAGTACCTGATT CTGTGTGAAGTGAGTGCTGATAGCCTGCTGGACACCTCTCTGGACACCACCTGTGATGTCGCCTGCTTAATGTTTGATAGCAGTGACCCCAAGACCTTTGTACACTGTGCTACCATATACAAG CGCCATTACATGGACGGGCAGACCCCCTGCCTCTTCATCTCCTCCAAAGCTGATCTCCCGGAAGGTGTGGCTTCACCGGGCCTGTCACCAGCTGAGTTCTGCCGTAGGCACCGGCTGCCTGCCCCCGCCTCATTCTCCTGCTTGGGACCAGCGCAGCCCAGCACAGCTGTCTTTACCCAACTTGCTACCATGGCCACCTTCCC ACACCTGGTGCACACAGAGCTGCACCCCACCTCCTTTTGGCTTCGGGGAATGCTGGTGGCTGTTGGGACTGCGGTGGCTGCTGTCCTTAGCTTCTCACTATACAGGGTCCTAGTGAAGAGCCGATGA